A genomic window from Silene latifolia isolate original U9 population chromosome Y, ASM4854445v1, whole genome shotgun sequence includes:
- the LOC141629723 gene encoding uncharacterized protein LOC141629723, translating to MEVDQKLPGKIEFKDEKGIVIGVEVEYEWKPIRCIKCKGMGHEHEHCKRGEQKKQGVQHIKRVWKPVMPKPAVESAVIKTVVQTVQSPKPAAREAGGFLTPSKRLVKMHRQERSGGGYSTENFGAYSYKETLVSPSKKIVLAQGLFGLLETKIKNKAFNKAVNTFNNGWSITTNNGYHSGGRIWIIWKPGMFRVHILEYNAQYIHMKVDALVSRSVFFLTIVYVFNGINERAPLWDHLRKIAQQVAGPWAIVGDFNCVLDANERFGGATSLAEMEPFRKCVADCEVIDITVVGSVFTWNNKQQPEERIYSRLDRFLVNKAWCDSFPDMYAHFLPEGMMDHTPCIVKSNKVV from the exons ATGGAGGTGGATCAAAAGTTGCCTGGGAAAATTGAATTCAAAGATGAGAAGGGAATTGTGATTGGGGTGGAAGTAGAGTATGAATGGAAACCGATTAGGTGTATCAAATGTAAGGGTATGGGACATGAACATGAGCATTGTAAACGAGGTGAACAAAAGAAGCAAGGGGTTCAACACATTAAGAGAGTCTGGAAACCTGTGATGCCTAAGCCAGCTGTGGAGTCAGCTGTCATAAAGACTGTTGTTCAAACAGTGCAGTCACCTAAACCAGCTGCTAGGGAAGCAGGAGGGTTCCTTACGCCCTCCAAGAGACTGGTTAAGATGCACAGACAGGAGAGGAGTGGTGGTGGTTATAGTACAGAAAATTTTGGAGCTTATTCTTATAAGGAGACACTGGTTTCCCCATCTAAGAAGATTGTGTTAGCTCAAG GATTATTTGGATTACTGGAGACTAAAATTAAGAATAAAGCTTTCAATAAAGCAGTAAATACTTTTAATAATGGTTGGAGCATTACTACCAATAATGGTTATCATAGTGGTGGACGTATTTGGATTATTTGGAAGCCTGGGATGTTTAGGGTGCATATTCTTGAATACAATGCTCAATATATACATATGAAGGTGGATGCCTTGGTGTCTAGGAGTGTTTTCTTCTTGACTATAGTATACGTCTTCAATGGGATAAATGAGAGGGCTCCTTTGTGGGATCATTTGAGAAAGATTGCACAGCAGGTAGCAGGCCCTTGGGCCATTGTTGGAGACTTCAATTGTGTGCTTGATGCtaatgagagatttggaggggCCACTTCTTTGGCTGAGATGGAGCCTTTCAGAAAGTGTGTTGCTGATTGTGAAGTTATTGACATTACTGTTGTAGGGTCTGTGTTCACTTGGAACAATAAGCAACAGCCTGAGGAGAGGATTTACAGCAGATTGGATAGGTTTTTAGTTAACAAGGCTTGGTGTGATAGTTTTCCTGATATGTATGCTCACTTTTTGCCTGAGGGGATGATGGATCATACACCTTGTATAGTGAAGAGTAATAAGGTAGTGTAG
- the LOC141629724 gene encoding uncharacterized protein LOC141629724, which produces MSGDSLKGGDSLKGGGSGPKTILMASPLYLHPSDNPSLNITQIIFDGTNYDMWAEAVKNGLDAKNKLGFIEGTVKKPTNSGEEDDLESVAWRQCNAMLRAWLRNVIDPKLHPSITFTQSIQDIWEELRGRYSAGNNAPRVHQLKSELNECKQGKESIVEYYTRLKIIWHELAKYSKIKDCTSGAAVSIAKEKEKEKVHQFLMGLDAKLYGQIRTNLLMEDPIAQLNRVYALVLREERHNSFTQVKEERNDAAMAVKTYSGRDWGKYQKEDEEESDRPPPPRCTYCGKYYHTEENCYEKHG; this is translated from the coding sequence atgtCTGGTGATTCGTTGAAAGGAGGTGATTCGTTGAAAGGAGGAGGGAGCGGTCCAAAGACAATTCTCATGGCGTCTCCATTGTACCTTCATCCATCCGACAACCCTAGTTTGAATATCACACAAATAATCTTTGATGGCACAAACTATGATATGTGGGCTGAAGCTGTGAAAAATGGATTAGATGCGAAGAATAAATTAGGATTCATTGAGGGGACGGTAAAGAAACCAACGAATAGTGGAGAAGAAGACGATCTTGAGTCAGTAGCATGGCGTCAATGCAACGCCATGTTACGAGCATGGCTTCGGAACGTGATAGACCCAAAATTACATCCGAGTATCACGTTTACTCAATCAATTCAAGATATTTGGGAGGAGTTACGAGGAAGATATTCGGCTGGGAATAACGCTCCGAGAGTCCATCAACTCAAGAGCGAGTTGAATGAATGCAAGCAAGGGAAAGAATCGATAGTTGAGTACTATACCAGGCTAAAAATTATTTGGCATGAATTAGCAAAATACAGTAAAATAAAAGACTGTACTAGCGGAGCAGCCGTGTCCATAGCAaaggagaaagaaaaagaaaaagtgcACCAATTTCTGATGGGGCTAGATGCAAAATTATATGGTCAAATCAGGACGAATTTGCTCATGGAAGATCCGATTGCTCAGTTGAATCGTGTTTATGCCTTAGTACTCAGGGAAGAACGCCATAACTCTTTCACCCAAGTGAAAGAGGAACGCAACGATGCTGCGATGGCTGTGAAAACTTATAGTGGCAGAGATTGGGGGAAATACCAAAAGGAGGATGAAGAGGAGTCTGACAGACCGCCACCACCGCGCTGCACTTACTGTGGGAAATATTATCATACAGAGGAAAATTGTTATGAGAAACATGGATAG